In Panacibacter ginsenosidivorans, the following proteins share a genomic window:
- a CDS encoding hydrogen peroxide-inducible genes activator, with protein sequence MTFTQLEYIVAVDTFRHFADAAAHCFVTQPTLSMQIHKLEEELGIKIFDRSKQPVLPTEPGLDIIDHARKILAERDNLTDMLASKKGVVNGELKIGVIPTLAPYLLPLFIPAFTKKYPNVKLVVNELTTDIIISRLREGRIDAGVLVTPLTEKGIKEDVLFYEEMLAYVSKNNAAYKKTYVLPKDIDPEKLWLLQEGHCFRSQIIQLCELRRISKEGSHFEYEAGSFETLRRMVDLNDGITILPELATLDMTVHQQNHLRYFKSPAPVREVSIVTHRDFVKRKLIELLKKEILAAVPDKLRKNKKVSVIPV encoded by the coding sequence ATGACCTTTACACAACTTGAATACATTGTAGCGGTAGATACCTTTCGCCATTTTGCAGATGCAGCAGCTCATTGCTTTGTAACCCAGCCTACACTTAGCATGCAAATCCATAAACTGGAGGAAGAACTGGGTATAAAAATTTTCGACAGGAGCAAACAACCTGTACTGCCAACTGAACCAGGATTGGATATTATTGACCACGCAAGAAAAATTCTTGCAGAAAGAGATAACCTTACAGATATGCTGGCGTCAAAAAAAGGCGTGGTGAATGGCGAATTAAAAATTGGTGTAATACCAACACTGGCGCCATATCTGCTGCCATTATTCATTCCTGCATTCACAAAAAAATACCCTAATGTAAAACTGGTAGTGAATGAGCTTACTACCGATATTATTATTTCAAGATTGCGTGAAGGGCGCATTGATGCAGGTGTTTTGGTTACACCTTTAACAGAAAAAGGTATTAAAGAAGATGTATTATTTTATGAAGAAATGCTGGCCTATGTTTCCAAAAATAATGCAGCATATAAAAAGACCTACGTGCTACCCAAAGATATTGATCCCGAGAAATTATGGCTATTGCAGGAAGGACATTGTTTTCGTTCGCAGATAATACAATTGTGCGAATTGCGCAGGATAAGTAAAGAAGGCAGCCATTTTGAATATGAAGCAGGCAGTTTTGAAACGCTGAGAAGAATGGTTGATCTTAACGATGGCATTACTATCCTTCCCGAACTTGCCACGCTTGATATGACTGTGCACCAGCAGAATCATTTGCGTTATTTTAAATCCCCTGCACCGGTAAGAGAAGTAAGCATTGTTACCCACCGTGATTTTGTAAAACGCAAACTCATTGAATTATTAAAGAAAGAAATTCTGGCTGCTGTGCCTGATAAATTACGGAAGAATAAAAAAGTATCGGTAATACCAGTTTGA
- a CDS encoding acetyl-CoA hydrolase/transferase family protein, with the protein MKSTVEYVSPEKALSFIESNNRVFIQGSAHTPSFLLKHLAQEAHRLQNVEVVSITVYGDIHINKPELIDHFHVNSLFVSASVRQSVKEGYADYVPVFLSEIPELFKQKILPIDVAIVHVSVPDEHGYCSLGISVDIARSAVDSTKYIIAQVNPNAPRTHGDGMIHSSRFAAMVWCEDPLHEANFAANAGPETLKVGEYVASLIDDRCTLQMGIGAIPDAVLGCLHNHKDLGVHTEMCSDGIIHLVEKDVINNRYKKIHPNKTVSSFALGSRKLYDYVNDNPSFAFLDIDYVNDPHVIKRNNKMIAINSAVEIDITGQACADSIGTYQYSGVGGQMDFMRGAALSEGGKPIIALPSRTAKGISRIVPTLKNGAGVVTTRAHMHYVVTEYGIACLFGKNLRQRAKALINIAHPEDREMLEKSCFERFKIF; encoded by the coding sequence ATGAAATCAACTGTTGAATATGTTAGTCCCGAAAAAGCATTGTCTTTTATTGAAAGCAATAACCGTGTGTTTATACAAGGCAGTGCACATACGCCAAGTTTTCTTTTAAAACATCTTGCACAGGAGGCTCATCGTTTACAAAACGTAGAAGTGGTTTCTATAACAGTGTATGGGGATATACATATTAACAAACCTGAATTGATTGATCATTTTCATGTGAACTCTTTGTTTGTTTCTGCTTCAGTGCGGCAATCTGTAAAAGAAGGGTATGCGGACTACGTGCCGGTGTTTTTGAGCGAAATACCGGAATTATTCAAACAAAAAATATTACCGATTGATGTGGCCATTGTGCATGTTTCTGTTCCTGATGAACATGGTTATTGTTCACTGGGTATATCGGTGGATATTGCACGTAGTGCAGTTGATTCCACAAAATATATTATTGCGCAGGTAAATCCCAATGCGCCAAGAACACATGGCGATGGTATGATACACAGCAGCCGTTTTGCTGCAATGGTCTGGTGCGAAGATCCTTTGCACGAAGCCAACTTTGCAGCAAACGCAGGCCCGGAGACTTTAAAGGTTGGTGAATATGTAGCATCGCTCATTGATGATCGCTGCACATTGCAAATGGGCATTGGCGCTATACCAGATGCGGTGCTTGGTTGTTTGCACAATCACAAAGATCTTGGTGTGCATACAGAAATGTGTTCGGATGGTATTATTCATCTTGTAGAGAAAGACGTGATCAACAATCGCTACAAAAAAATTCATCCTAATAAAACGGTTTCATCCTTTGCACTGGGTTCAAGAAAATTATATGATTATGTGAATGATAATCCTTCCTTTGCTTTTCTTGATATTGATTATGTAAACGATCCGCATGTTATTAAACGTAATAATAAAATGATCGCTATTAACAGTGCGGTGGAGATTGATATTACCGGGCAGGCATGTGCAGATTCTATTGGCACTTACCAGTATTCCGGCGTTGGTGGGCAAATGGATTTTATGCGTGGTGCGGCATTGAGCGAAGGTGGCAAACCTATTATTGCACTGCCTTCCAGAACGGCAAAAGGTATTTCACGTATTGTACCCACACTCAAAAATGGGGCAGGAGTGGTAACCACAAGAGCACATATGCATTACGTGGTTACCGAATATGGTATCGCCTGTTTGTTTGGAAAAAATTTGCGACAGCGTGCAAAGGCATTGATAAATATTGCGCATCCCGAGGATAGGGAAATGTTAGAGAAGAGCTGCTTTGAAAGATTTAAAATATTCTAA
- a CDS encoding carboxypeptidase-like regulatory domain-containing protein: MKNTTHRLLLLFVLIILSITGYTQKKTITGFITDSSTNAPMANVQVSNLTTNKKTVTDSKGKFSLQVNIDDVLFFTKDNYHFQMLHYSLLMEQTLYVRMSVLAHELPGVTVQASYSKYQGDSIKRRDDFNRDLVSPQYKTIQNNPSGAGAVVNLDHFTKREKSKRQAEKLFEQNEKDAYVRYRFSPELVSAYTGLHGDSLNHFINLYWPDYKWLRQHTSDEDVFYYINDKLKDYYKRKDEK; the protein is encoded by the coding sequence ATGAAAAATACTACACACCGTTTACTATTATTGTTTGTATTGATAATACTTTCAATAACTGGTTATACGCAAAAGAAAACCATTACCGGGTTTATTACAGATAGTTCCACAAATGCACCAATGGCCAATGTGCAGGTAAGTAATCTTACAACTAATAAAAAAACTGTTACAGACAGCAAAGGAAAATTTTCATTGCAGGTTAATATTGATGATGTACTTTTTTTTACAAAAGATAATTATCACTTCCAAATGCTGCACTACAGTTTGTTAATGGAACAAACACTATATGTACGTATGAGTGTATTAGCGCATGAGCTACCTGGTGTTACTGTACAGGCGAGCTACAGTAAATACCAGGGCGACAGTATTAAAAGGCGGGACGATTTTAACAGAGATCTTGTAAGCCCTCAATATAAAACCATTCAGAATAATCCTTCCGGCGCAGGAGCCGTGGTTAATCTCGATCATTTTACAAAGCGTGAAAAGTCGAAACGCCAGGCAGAAAAACTTTTTGAACAAAATGAAAAGGATGCATACGTACGATACCGTTTTTCACCTGAATTAGTAAGTGCTTATACAGGATTACATGGAGATAGTTTGAACCACTTTATTAATCTTTACTGGCCGGATTATAAATGGCTGAGGCAGCACACATCTGATGAGGATGTATTTTATTACATCAACGATAAACTGAAAGATTATTATAAAAGAAAAGATGAGAAGTAA
- a CDS encoding hybrid sensor histidine kinase/response regulator, which translates to MKFFGLLLLILLNISFAYPQQKQIKFDHIGNNQGLSQSNVLCILQDSRGFMWFGTRDGLNRYDGYKFTVFKNDPSNKNSISNNFITDILEDSMGDLWIATRGGGINRFERSSNKFFNYMHDVHNANSIADNDINALARDKDGNIWIGTETAGLDLFDIKLRKFSHFTHDAKNAKSISDNFIRDVYIDTKTQLWIGTANGGLDLYQPQTKTFISYKHDPANLSSLSFNDVYVIYEDYLQRLWIGTNGGGLVFFDQANNIFTSFKSNTSFDGGLKKDEIYAINEDKEHNLWIGTENGGLSLMNTKIQVFTNYSQDDIDNNSLSSNSIYSICRDKKGNMWVGTFNSGVDFYSRDNQFIHYRHNSSPESLSDNRVLCIYEDSGNKIWIGTDGGGLNLFDRVTSRFTHYQHDESGNSLSGNYVLSICEDSINNLWLGTWGDGISVYDQNRKTYRYFKHDGNDTNSLSSNNAWIIYQDRDKTIWVGTIGGGLNKYDAAKGSFKHFTYDPRNKQGIGSNNIECIHDDGQNNLWLGTDGGGLNIMNKTSGKVIRYTHTDSRTSIAGNTVSNIYQDTEGFFWIATNAGLSVMDRRTGNFTNYTTEQGLPSNLIFGIIEDNNRCLWISTGNGICRMDINSKTFKSYSVNDGLQGNEFKEKAFCKSSNGSFYFGGNNGFNVFSPNNIAKPSYDPPLIMTNFKIFNKEIPIAINENDNSPLKKDITETNSISIPYKSSVIQFEFASLNYTSSEKKQYAYMLEGFDKKFTQFSTKRNATYTNLDPGTYTFRVKGLNNDGTVSPHELVFNLTIIPPFWLTWWFRGIMILMCGSAVYFIYRYRINAEKVRQRVLEQLVNERTQQLQLSTEEERKAREDAEKAKKEAEEANKAKSVFLATMSHEIRTPMNGLIGMSTLLSQTDLTNRQKEYADVIQICGDTLLNVINDILDFSKIESGNMNLEENDFDLHACIEEVLDIFAEKAAKNGIDLIYRIDANVPAYIIGDRLRLRQVLMNLVSNAIKFTQKGEVFVHVELESVKDQDTVLSFKIKDTGIGIPQDKLDRLFKAFSQVDSSTTRKYGGTGLGLIICEKLVHLMKGNISVTSEEGKGSIFTFSIFTKPSAQLLTNYSNNESPAAEGKRVLIVDDNHTNRTILHEQLAQWNMEPVTAANAYEAISLLISEPELDLILTDMDMPGMDGVAFAQHVQNRFPELPVILLTSLCSSTITTTENLFTSVITKPIKLQMLYNEIKKALQKQVNDTKQIEETFAQATPDFASVKLAQKYPLNILLAEDDMFNQMIAVQLLETLGYEITVAGNGRIAVEQLQQQQYDLIFMDVQMPEMDGYHATKYIRENFTDSLVILAMTANAMDGDKDKCLSAGMDDYISKPINFEDLTNKLEYWARYINLQKKTASV; encoded by the coding sequence ATGAAGTTTTTTGGGCTGCTTTTATTAATCCTCCTCAATATTTCCTTTGCTTATCCGCAGCAAAAGCAAATAAAATTTGATCATATTGGAAATAACCAAGGGCTTTCACAAAGTAATGTACTCTGCATTCTTCAGGATAGTCGCGGTTTTATGTGGTTTGGTACAAGAGACGGTCTTAACAGGTATGATGGTTATAAATTTACGGTTTTTAAAAATGATCCCTCCAACAAAAACAGTATCAGCAATAATTTTATAACAGATATACTTGAAGATAGTATGGGTGATCTTTGGATAGCTACAAGAGGTGGCGGTATTAACAGGTTTGAGAGATCTTCAAATAAGTTTTTTAATTACATGCATGATGTACATAACGCCAATAGTATTGCTGACAATGATATTAATGCACTTGCCAGAGATAAAGATGGCAATATTTGGATAGGCACTGAAACTGCAGGACTTGATCTGTTTGATATTAAGCTTCGTAAATTTTCTCATTTTACGCACGATGCAAAGAATGCCAAAAGTATCAGTGATAATTTTATAAGAGACGTTTATATAGATACTAAAACCCAGCTATGGATCGGCACTGCAAATGGCGGCCTTGATCTTTACCAGCCACAAACTAAAACATTTATCAGTTACAAGCACGATCCTGCAAATCTTTCTTCTTTAAGTTTTAATGATGTATATGTGATCTATGAAGATTACCTGCAAAGATTATGGATAGGAACCAATGGTGGCGGCCTTGTTTTCTTTGACCAGGCCAATAATATTTTTACGAGTTTTAAAAGCAATACATCATTTGATGGCGGTCTTAAAAAAGATGAGATATATGCCATAAATGAAGATAAAGAGCATAATCTCTGGATAGGTACAGAAAATGGCGGCCTTAGTTTAATGAATACCAAAATACAGGTATTTACCAATTACAGCCAGGATGATATTGATAACAATAGCCTGAGCAGTAATTCCATTTATTCAATTTGTAGGGATAAGAAAGGGAATATGTGGGTGGGCACATTTAATAGCGGTGTTGATTTTTATAGCCGCGATAACCAGTTTATACATTACAGGCATAATAGTTCGCCGGAAAGCCTCAGCGATAACAGGGTTCTTTGCATCTATGAAGACTCCGGCAACAAAATATGGATAGGTACAGATGGAGGCGGTCTTAATCTTTTTGATCGTGTTACTTCAAGATTCACACATTATCAGCATGACGAAAGCGGTAACTCCTTATCGGGTAATTATGTACTTTCTATTTGCGAAGACAGTATAAATAATCTTTGGTTAGGCACATGGGGTGATGGAATTTCCGTTTATGACCAGAATAGAAAAACATACAGATATTTCAAACATGATGGCAATGATACAAATAGCTTAAGCAGTAACAATGCATGGATCATTTACCAGGACCGTGATAAAACTATTTGGGTTGGTACAATTGGTGGCGGGCTTAATAAGTACGATGCAGCAAAAGGCTCTTTTAAACATTTTACCTATGATCCCCGAAATAAACAGGGTATCGGCAGTAATAATATTGAGTGCATACATGATGATGGACAAAATAATTTATGGTTAGGCACAGATGGAGGCGGGCTTAACATCATGAATAAGACATCGGGAAAGGTTATACGGTACACTCATACCGACAGCAGAACAAGTATTGCCGGTAATACCGTTTCTAATATTTACCAGGATACTGAAGGTTTTTTCTGGATTGCTACAAATGCAGGGTTATCTGTAATGGACAGACGTACCGGCAATTTTACCAACTATACAACGGAGCAGGGTTTACCCAGTAACCTTATTTTTGGAATTATCGAAGATAATAATCGTTGCCTTTGGATCAGTACAGGCAATGGTATTTGCAGGATGGATATTAACAGCAAAACTTTTAAAAGTTATTCTGTAAATGATGGCTTGCAGGGAAATGAATTTAAAGAGAAAGCATTTTGTAAAAGCAGTAATGGCTCATTTTATTTTGGAGGTAATAATGGGTTTAATGTGTTTTCCCCAAACAACATTGCAAAGCCTTCTTATGATCCGCCACTTATAATGACAAATTTTAAAATATTCAATAAGGAAATTCCTATTGCTATAAACGAGAATGATAATTCCCCATTGAAAAAAGATATTACTGAAACAAATTCAATTAGCATACCTTACAAAAGCTCTGTTATTCAATTTGAATTTGCAAGTCTCAATTATACCAGCAGTGAGAAAAAGCAGTATGCTTATATGCTGGAAGGATTTGATAAAAAATTCACACAGTTCTCAACTAAAAGAAATGCTACTTATACCAATCTGGACCCCGGTACTTATACATTCAGGGTTAAAGGCCTTAATAATGATGGTACAGTATCTCCACACGAATTGGTATTTAATCTTACCATAATTCCACCTTTCTGGTTAACATGGTGGTTCAGGGGCATTATGATATTAATGTGTGGTAGTGCTGTATATTTTATTTACCGATATCGCATTAATGCAGAAAAAGTGAGACAACGTGTATTAGAGCAATTGGTTAATGAGCGCACACAGCAGTTACAATTATCTACAGAAGAAGAACGCAAAGCACGGGAAGATGCAGAAAAAGCAAAAAAAGAAGCAGAGGAGGCTAATAAAGCCAAGAGTGTTTTCCTTGCTACCATGAGTCATGAGATAAGAACACCTATGAATGGCTTGATAGGGATGTCTACCTTGCTTTCACAAACAGATCTTACCAACAGGCAAAAAGAATATGCAGATGTGATCCAGATCTGCGGCGATACACTTTTAAATGTTATCAATGATATACTCGACTTCTCAAAGATTGAATCAGGCAATATGAACCTCGAAGAAAATGATTTTGATCTGCACGCATGCATAGAAGAAGTGCTGGACATTTTTGCGGAAAAAGCCGCAAAGAATGGTATAGATCTTATTTATCGCATTGACGCTAATGTTCCTGCCTATATCATTGGAGACAGGCTTCGGCTCAGACAGGTATTAATGAACCTGGTAAGCAATGCCATAAAATTTACACAGAAAGGCGAGGTGTTTGTGCATGTTGAACTGGAATCTGTCAAAGACCAGGATACTGTTTTATCTTTTAAAATAAAAGATACCGGCATTGGTATTCCTCAAGATAAATTAGACAGGTTGTTCAAAGCATTTTCACAGGTCGATTCTTCCACTACACGCAAATATGGTGGCACCGGACTAGGTCTCATTATTTGTGAAAAGCTGGTACATCTTATGAAAGGAAATATAAGTGTAACCAGTGAAGAAGGGAAAGGAAGCATCTTTACTTTTTCCATTTTTACAAAGCCTTCAGCCCAATTACTAACAAATTATTCGAACAATGAGTCACCTGCCGCAGAAGGCAAAAGGGTATTAATAGTAGATGATAATCATACCAACAGAACAATCCTGCACGAACAACTTGCACAGTGGAATATGGAACCGGTTACAGCTGCAAATGCTTATGAAGCCATTTCTCTGCTTATAAGTGAACCTGAATTAGATCTCATTCTCACAGATATGGATATGCCCGGTATGGATGGTGTGGCATTTGCACAGCATGTACAAAATAGATTTCCTGAACTGCCTGTTATACTGTTAACATCATTATGCAGCAGCACAATTACTACAACTGAAAATCTTTTTACATCTGTTATTACCAAGCCTATTAAATTGCAGATGCTGTATAACGAAATAAAAAAAGCATTACAAAAGCAAGTAAATGATACAAAGCAAATAGAAGAAACATTTGCGCAGGCGACACCGGATTTTGCCTCTGTTAAACTTGCACAAAAATATCCATTAAATATCCTGCTTGCAGAAGATGATATGTTTAACCAGATGATTGCCGTTCAGTTACTTGAGACGTTGGGTTATGAAATTACAGTTGCCGGTAATGGCCGCATTGCTGTCGAACAGTTACAGCAGCAGCAATACGATCTGATATTTATGGATGTGCAAATGCCGGAGATGGATGGCTATCATGCTACAAAATACATAAGAGAAAATTTCACTGACAGCCTTGTAATACTTGCCATGACAGCCAATGCTATGGATGGTGATAAAGACAAATGTTTAAGTGCAGGCATGGATGATTATATAAGCAAACCTATCAACTTTGAAGATCTTACCAACAAGCTCGAATATTGGGCCAGATACATAAACCT
- a CDS encoding 3-keto-disaccharide hydrolase, translated as MKKYSPAIFCIAFVLLTANAIATPRHVRDSASDNQLSKQEKKDGWKLLFNGKSLDDFRIYKNETGSSWKVVDGAICSTKPEGNKNPDLITTGKYESFELQVDWKLSPQGNSGIMYHVTEDYDHPYESGPEYQLIDDDGFPEKIENWQKTGANYAMNVPMVRAIKAPGEWNHTVIIVNKGHVEHWLNGQKVVEYELWTDEWKKNKMAGKWKDAPGYGLAKSGFIAFQASHSGVENSGVCFKNIKIRILN; from the coding sequence ATGAAAAAATATTCCCCGGCAATTTTTTGTATTGCCTTTGTTTTACTAACAGCAAACGCAATTGCAACACCTCGTCATGTTAGAGACTCTGCATCAGATAACCAGTTAAGCAAACAGGAAAAAAAAGATGGCTGGAAGTTGTTGTTCAACGGTAAGTCGCTGGATGATTTTAGAATATATAAGAATGAAACGGGGTCATCCTGGAAAGTAGTAGATGGCGCTATTTGCAGCACCAAACCGGAAGGCAATAAAAACCCCGATCTTATAACAACAGGCAAGTATGAAAGTTTTGAGCTGCAGGTTGACTGGAAACTTTCACCGCAAGGCAATAGCGGCATTATGTACCATGTAACAGAGGACTATGATCATCCTTACGAAAGCGGGCCCGAATATCAATTAATAGATGATGATGGCTTTCCTGAAAAAATAGAGAACTGGCAAAAGACAGGTGCAAACTATGCCATGAATGTGCCTATGGTTCGTGCTATTAAAGCCCCGGGAGAATGGAACCATACGGTGATCATTGTAAACAAAGGCCATGTAGAGCATTGGCTTAACGGGCAAAAAGTAGTGGAATATGAATTATGGACCGATGAATGGAAGAAAAATAAAATGGCAGGCAAATGGAAAGATGCACCCGGTTATGGCCTTGCAAAATCAGGCTTCATAGCATTCCAGGCTTCTCATAGTGGTGTAGAAAATAGTGGTGTTTGTTTTAAGAATATCAAGATCAGAATACTGAATTAG
- a CDS encoding glycoside hydrolase family 53 protein, with amino-acid sequence MNYQKAFLPVVMLLISSILLAQKDKYEKIMGADISFLPELEDKGIHFSVDGTEGDAIDILKQHGFNYIRLRIFNDPGSDSGYSPGKDYCGLEQTKMMAKRIKAAGLKFLLDFHYSDTWADPGKQFKPAAWEDLDFGQLITAVRGYTKDVLTELKKQGTLPDMVQVGNEINHGMIWPDGKADNMDNLAALFKAGAAGVKDVDASIPIMLHIACGGQNKESVSFIDNMLERDVKFDVIGESYYPQWHGTLDSLQYNLNDLSKHYKQDIIVVEYTYKKNEVNDIAFNIPDGKMKGTFIWEPLNTWEFIFDKDGKANELLNLYPGIAKKYNIKLLK; translated from the coding sequence ATGAATTATCAAAAAGCTTTCCTGCCTGTGGTAATGCTTTTAATAAGCAGCATATTGTTAGCACAAAAAGATAAGTATGAAAAAATAATGGGTGCAGATATTTCTTTCCTGCCCGAACTTGAAGACAAAGGCATTCATTTTTCTGTGGATGGAACAGAAGGCGATGCAATTGATATTTTAAAACAACATGGGTTTAATTATATAAGGCTGCGCATATTTAATGATCCCGGTTCAGACAGTGGTTATAGCCCCGGTAAAGATTACTGCGGACTCGAGCAAACGAAGATGATGGCTAAAAGAATTAAAGCAGCAGGTTTAAAATTCTTACTTGATTTTCATTACAGCGATACATGGGCCGATCCTGGCAAACAATTCAAACCCGCTGCATGGGAAGATCTTGATTTTGGTCAGCTTATAACAGCAGTTCGTGGCTATACAAAAGATGTTTTAACTGAACTAAAAAAGCAAGGCACATTGCCGGATATGGTACAGGTGGGCAACGAGATCAACCATGGAATGATATGGCCGGATGGCAAAGCAGATAACATGGATAACCTTGCTGCATTATTTAAAGCAGGAGCAGCAGGCGTAAAAGATGTTGATGCATCAATACCTATTATGTTGCATATTGCCTGTGGCGGGCAGAATAAAGAATCTGTTTCTTTTATTGATAACATGCTGGAGCGTGATGTGAAGTTTGATGTAATAGGGGAGTCGTACTATCCGCAATGGCACGGAACATTAGACAGCCTGCAGTATAATTTGAATGATCTTTCCAAACATTATAAACAGGATATTATAGTGGTAGAATATACTTACAAAAAAAACGAAGTGAATGATATTGCTTTTAATATTCCGGATGGAAAAATGAAAGGCACTTTTATATGGGAACCATTGAATACCTGGGAATTTATTTTTGATAAGGACGGTAAAGCAAATGAGTTATTAAACCTTTATCCTGGAATTGCAAAGAAGTACAATATAAAATTATTGAAATAA
- a CDS encoding sensor histidine kinase → MKNKSPKIFIRSFPFRKILLFFFIGIFICLTVVGISFYRNNDVFNSTSYWIKHTQDVIDEAVQVSSLVKDMQWEIRNYNLTGDVNTIHIYNNIRDSLYASTAALERLSEDNPSQYARTRDLQMQLDSLIKFNDELIQSKSAGNGTIEKLIETVKKQNIFHNAIDKQVEAIRVEESRLLEVKQEANDKSIITTRWIFILLGILTFSLLAASFLLIIYHFQKKQKAEKKIAASESRFRLLLNSLKDLAIFMTDKDGYIINWYEGASQIKGYKNEEVIGKNISIFYTPEAIEQGEPEQNLQMAVQKGSYETERWRVRKNGSRFWADILINTIYDEDGNVQGFTKVTRDFTLHKKAEDEAAQTLQKEKELNEMKSNFVSMASHEFRTPLSTILSSVSLLEFYTTTETQDKRNKHIQRIKASVANMVSLLQEFLSIQKIEEGKIEPQKKNFNIRELTTQVCSKFTATLKAGQIIDHNHTGDEIVYSDPAFMDHILTNFISNAVKYSPVNTLIKVDISVSEYTIVLAIKDTGIGISPADQEHLFERFFRASNTGNIEGTGLGLHIVKRYVDLMGGSINVQSEEGKGTEFTVTFNGQLQ, encoded by the coding sequence ATGAAGAACAAATCCCCAAAAATTTTCATTCGGTCATTTCCGTTCAGAAAGATTTTATTATTTTTCTTTATAGGGATATTCATATGCCTTACTGTAGTTGGTATTTCATTTTATCGTAATAATGATGTATTTAATAGTACTTCCTATTGGATAAAGCACACACAGGATGTAATTGATGAAGCAGTTCAGGTATCATCGCTTGTAAAAGATATGCAATGGGAGATTAGGAATTATAATCTTACAGGGGATGTTAATACCATACATATCTATAATAATATCAGAGATTCATTATATGCCAGCACCGCAGCACTTGAAAGGTTAAGCGAAGATAATCCTTCTCAGTATGCACGTACCCGTGATTTGCAAATGCAACTTGATAGTCTCATAAAATTCAATGATGAATTAATACAGTCAAAAAGTGCTGGGAATGGTACCATTGAAAAACTTATAGAAACAGTAAAAAAGCAAAATATTTTTCATAATGCGATTGATAAACAGGTTGAAGCAATACGTGTAGAAGAGAGCCGTTTATTAGAGGTAAAACAAGAGGCAAATGACAAAAGTATTATTACCACACGCTGGATCTTTATTCTATTAGGCATCTTAACGTTCTCATTACTTGCGGCCTCATTTTTATTAATTATCTATCATTTCCAGAAAAAACAGAAAGCAGAAAAAAAAATTGCAGCCAGCGAAAGCCGTTTTCGGTTACTGTTAAACAGTTTAAAAGACCTTGCTATTTTTATGACAGACAAAGATGGCTATATAATTAACTGGTATGAAGGCGCTTCACAAATAAAAGGATATAAAAATGAAGAAGTAATCGGCAAAAACATTTCAATTTTCTATACACCTGAAGCTATTGAACAAGGCGAGCCGGAACAAAACCTGCAAATGGCAGTGCAAAAGGGAAGTTATGAAACAGAAAGATGGCGTGTCCGCAAAAATGGTTCCCGTTTTTGGGCAGATATTTTGATCAACACTATTTACGACGAAGATGGCAATGTGCAGGGCTTTACAAAAGTTACAAGAGACTTCACTTTACATAAAAAAGCTGAAGATGAAGCAGCTCAAACTTTGCAAAAAGAAAAAGAATTAAATGAAATGAAATCGAATTTTGTTTCCATGGCTTCTCATGAATTTCGAACACCTTTAAGTACCATTCTTTCTTCCGTTTCCCTTCTTGAATTTTATACAACCACAGAAACCCAGGATAAGCGTAATAAACATATTCAGCGCATAAAAGCTTCTGTGGCAAATATGGTTTCTTTATTGCAGGAGTTTTTGTCCATTCAAAAAATTGAAGAAGGAAAAATAGAGCCTCAAAAAAAGAATTTTAATATCAGGGAACTTACCACCCAGGTATGTTCAAAGTTCACAGCAACGCTAAAAGCCGGTCAAATTATAGATCACAACCATACCGGCGATGAAATTGTCTATTCAGATCCCGCTTTTATGGATCATATTCTTACGAATTTTATTTCCAATGCTGTTAAATATTCACCTGTCAATACACTTATTAAAGTAGACATATCTGTTTCTGAATATACAATCGTACTCGCTATTAAAGACACCGGCATTGGCATTTCACCAGCAGACCAGGAGCATTTGTTTGAGCGTTTTTTCAGGGCTTCAAATACGGGCAATATTGAAGGTACCGGTTTAGGTCTGCATATTGTGAAAAGATACGTTGACCTGATGGGTGGCAGTATAAATGTGCAAAGTGAGGAAGGCAAAGGCACTGAGTTTACTGTAACATTTAATGGCCAGCTTCAGTAA